The genomic interval taataataataaataaaataaataaatcgacgtcaaatatatatatacatatatgaaacctgaattaatatAGAATAATGTtggatatatacatatatataaagctccaattaaatgtacaaataaaaaaaatttaaactttacatgtCAAAACGCCACACACAggcatgtgtgtgacagtgtgagtgcgtgtgtgtgttATGTGTGTCTACATGCAGTGGGGCTTACAGAGGGACTTGCCGGGGAGATCTGCAGAGGCTGTCGGAGTGGGGTTGGCTCGCCGGGGATGCTGGTCGGAGGGCTGGCTCGCGCTCGGCCGGCTGGCTCGTCTGGAGTGGTGCAGCGGTGGGTGCAAAGGGCTGGCACTGGAGACGCTTGGTTGGAAGGCTGGCTCGTGCTCGACTGGCTGGCTCGTTTGGAGTGGTGCAGCGGTGGGTGCAGAGGGCTAGCACTGGAGATCCTGGATGCTGGCCGTGAGTCTTGGATGCCGTGGAGATGCTGTGCCGGGGCTGGGTTGCTGTGTGTGGCTGAGCTTTGAGAGGGTGCAGGGGATTCGCTGCTGGGAGAGATTGCAGGGCTACTGTGCTGCTGCTGCCGCCGGGTTGTGCAGAGAATGGGGGCTGCCGCAACTGTGGTTGAGGGCCGCTGCTACTGGTGTGGTGGTTGGCCGAGGATAGGGGCTGGCAGTGTTGCAGAGGGTCTCCGGCGGTTGCAGAATGGTGCTCGCCGGGGTTGGTTCTGAGGTGGTCGGTGATCCCGTATGGCCGGAATAGTGGCGAGATGGAGTTGCAGAGGTCGCCGGCTTGCAACAACCGGAGTTTTTTGTGTTGTAGGAAGGCGATCGGGTGATGAAGCTGTTACTCGGAATGGAGAGGCGTGGCGGCTGTGCGTGAGAGAGTTGCTGGGAGATGGAGAGGGAGGATGAGGATCGGCCGGAGCCAAAAGAACCAAGgtagggtttttttttattttctgttttggCCTCCTGCCGTTGCTGTGGCTGTGCAGCGTGAAGGTGTTCGCAGCGCCCCCCCTTTTTTCCTTTGTGCTCCCGTcctcttataaaaaaaatttgtgaaaaccCTACAAAaccttccttctttgatttttctttttcttttttcttttttttttattcttttattcttatgataataatgaaaaaggaaataatttaataataactatcataataatataagtatccataagataataataataataataataataataataataatactaatagtaaataataataaatagttatagtaaaaataaaaattaagatactattggtaaaataataataataataatattaataaagtaataatactaatattaaaagtaataaataataataatgataacattactaaaaataataagaataataatagccaaaataagatactcatgctaataataataataataataataattataattataatatatcaaaaacaataaaataaatgaaaaataaaaataattatagtaaagtaaaaataaaataaagataataaaagtactagtaataataataataataataataataataataataatgataataaaaatactagaaaaataatagtagagtactaataatataggaaaataataataataataataaaaataataataataaaataagaagggacccagtgttctatttggctatggcaaaaatagggtgtctacaatataaACCTTTAATTTCCTAGGCCAACGAATCtagttattgtttttttttttttttttgtattaggCAATAGAATGTCAATGACCTACGCCTAGTTAAAGGTGTGTCCTTTGAGTAATTTGTATTTTGgttttctttccttctcttttgcTAGTGGTTATACCATGTGTTAGAGGCATGGTCATCCAACCTCTCCTTTCTCTTTCCAATCTCATattgtcttctttttttttttttcttttttttttttttttagagtttgatCATACCTAACTATGAGAGGGAAATGGTAAATACACGAGGGAAGTAAAATTTTGTACCTCCTCACATCATATCTTAAAATTACAATCCAATTCCATAGAGTTACCATGGTATTTGTTAGGAAGTTCCTATATAAGGCTAATTGATGATTAAGATTTTGAACCAAAAAACTTGAAATGTTTGAACAATTAGTGACGACTTCAAAATGCATCACTAATAGTCAGTTGAGCTACCGTTATAGTCACCACTCCATAAGCGTCAATAATAATTAATAGTGACaattttctattattagtgatggtttaaaaccaTTACTAAATGTATTCTTTTTTGTAGTGATTTGAGGAAGATATTACACCTCAAAAATCTACAAAACAAAACATATTAAAGAGTGCTCTAATGATGAACCCTTTTATGCCTATGTAGCTATAATAGATATATGTGTACGAACAAGTGTCTAGCTCCTAGATAGTCTTTTCACCTTACTACTCAAGTACTGCTCTTTGTACTTGTCTTGGTGAGCATATAGATCTATTTTTAAAGATATACATCGATTAAGGAGAGAACAATATTTGGGATGCAAATTCAACTTCTTGTTTGATCCTATAAACAAGACTAGTTAGCATTTATATATCGTTCACTATCCAACAATTATTGAATTCATTATACCACTAGCTAggtgtgtaacgacctcaaaattaagacattttttttttccacataaattGCTCTGATATCTCTGCTATGAAATCTCAGACCCCAAAGGACACTGGGGTATTCCTGTATACAATAAacatacctacgcagcggaaatataaatcatataaccatatatactatacaatactagaatccagtatttacagaccatagccatacaaaataatTTCCTCCAgtaccatctaccccaaaaatacaaaactctgtcaaaaactcaccctacaacatgggtaatcaaataaactccttattcgcgagcctgatctgctcgcttagttagctcacttgaaaaatgataaagtaatggggtgagttgacgatcagtaagtggaaatatgctattactagtgtgtggcgactaagttgcatatTGTTAAAATAACAGCTGAACAGTAATAAAATAGTAAATCAGTAAAGCATGTTTTttattgtatcatctgtattttctacttttcatactgctaatatcatactatactcatcatatactgtaaaactgtatacatatacataactatgctttatccctagaactttgtatgtcatgatttgacccctcatgacagggttgtgcggccgtaggtgggacttaatctggtcggccctccagataagtcatcatactatacactacctcaacccaaccaaactgcatactctcctaggcgcgagacttgctactacctcgtcaaactggccccctcaacccagtgaactggggagctgcatcctccccgagcacagtttgacggtagccacacactatctgagatatgtggttgcatatTATCTGtttatagcaacagtaccgtgctctatattctgtatctatACTGTATCTATTTGTAATCTttcctcaaggatctgatactatatatatatatatacatacatatatatactcttttattgttttcttcatgttttaaaaattaccataacactatcttttgtattgtaaatactataatctctgTATGTTGTATCTGTATCGTCTTGATGTTATCTctttatatctgtctgtatactctgtctatatgctctgtctgtatactctgtatattatggtaataggaaacatgacatactataaatactgtatatactattatgaATAAAgatgtaatatactgatctgagtaaaactgtaatatactattctcgataaatatctgtgatatactaatctgtataaaactataacatactgatctgagtaaaactgaaatatactgttctggataaatatatataatatactatctatatctgtgtaatgagtatagtatgatatactgtaaaaactatataagttcttcatcacataaatatctactcaggccacacaagcatttaaaactcatattctgtaaaactgggtaataagttggtatatacatatgtataaaatctctgataatattataaaaattcctagcatgacatatttcccttaccttaaatatgaaaagtccctactgtacccTAACCCTACactcgtagggttctccactcaatatcatgaaaatgacattccccagaacaaaacatcagtattttcttacctacaacattttttataactgtAGGGGAAGCATATTCTAAACAAaataccttaccttgaatttgggacgAATTTTAAACctcttccaccgacgatccgctccagtagacttgtagagaactttgccaggagtgtcatggtggcttcaaataGTCGATCCGACGTGAAATAGGGtcgagatcgaagagagaaggagggagaggcgtttttagagagagaaagatcCTTTTGCACCAAAATTGTgctgaaaaatctgggttttggcaatttatggccctggattcgtcgacgagagtctttaagtaatttcgtcgacgaatcttcctccctcgtcaacaaatttcaaactgcccccaaaacctctcttggtattttcgttgacgaactccctatgttcgtcaacgaggcccttcaaagtgcaatgtcgtcgacgaaccctgctgcctcattctgtttctgtttccatttctctctctctttattatttaaataccattattctttgagtcattACAAGGTGTAGTTTGGGATTCCTTGAATGAATGATAGACCTTATATAAGATATAGTTAATCAATCTAACATGCTTTTTTTGTTGGCTTAACTTGATAGCTCTAGGCTAGACTATTTATGTCAAATTTGGTTGTCAACTGCTAACTAGCTCAACTGGGGTTTGTATTGGATTGTTTTCTTTAGGCTTGATTGTCACCATCTGCTCAACCCAACTAATGTTTTGACTATACCTTGAAAATTTCTTATTAGATAAATCTTTCCAACCTTATATCTTTCCTtataggttaaaaaaaaaaattgtattttaagTTGTTAAATTAAGGCTGCCTTCTTttattttgttatatttggcaaaataatgacaaaaaaaattaGAGTACCAAAAGATTTGTTTCCCCAATTGAAATCGCATAGCAATTCTTTGTTTCTAGACAAGCATATGCTTGTTCGGGATTGACTACCTATTTAGTTGGGCTACCTAACAAACCTGTAGTAATTAAGGATTTTAAAATATCTTAAGGTTGTGTTTGAGAGTGGATTTcaaaatttggatttggatttacaTGTATATGAATGAAACAtagtataatttttattatatttatttaaattcaattttcaaattcTAAGCTCCAAATATAGGCTAAAtgcaagaagaagaaaaaaaaaagtttagtaATTGTAACATGAGTATATATAGGTCTTAATCAATACCAACTAAGATGGAGtttttccattttattcatttattatttatGACTTATTGTCCACAAGACAATGGACTATCTAGCTAGAACTTGGATACAATTTGATTAATAATTCCCTCACCCACATGGAAAGCTTTTGCAAGAATATCCGTCTCGAGTTTTAAGCTGGACCCAAACATTGTTTCCGCAAGCATGACGGGTGCAATGTCTTGGCTACTAAGAGCAACCAGGATAGTGGCATTTGTGGCTCCTAGATTTTTCTTGTAGTGGACGAGACTATTCGGAATCGCAAGCAATTGACCCTGATGAAGCACTTTCGAAATGAGACGGTTTTCGGGATAGGGTGTAATAAAGCCCACTTCAATGCTTCCTTCCATCACAAACAGTAGCTCGTCTGCCTGGTTTGTGTGGGGAGGGAAGATGCCCCCTGGCACAATGGAGCCATACACCATTGAGACGCCGAGGGTGTTGAGTCCAGGGATTTCGGTCACGCTCACCCACCCTAATGTTGATCCATAGGGATCAAATTTCCTTTGTGTATTGAATCCGCTTGAGAAGAAGTCATCAGCTTGAACCTCGCTGATGCTCTTGCATGGGAAACCATTTACCAGCACCACTATTGGTATACGCATGAGTTAGTATTGGAATAATATAAGGATCATATGTTCTATCAACCATTTGTTCTTGTTTTAATAACAAGAGCTCTTTAGAAAGAAAATGAAACTTATctattagttatttttttataGTGCCATTTtttgttagcaccggaggaggaatccacttgtgagttccaactgctctccCTCGAGCAGAAGCTCCGCCACTCGTGAACTAATTCTCCGACAGTTTGCTCAAGTAGGCCTTACCACTGCATCTTAATGATCCTTCTTAACCTCAGTCACACACTTCCacacccagagttatgaaccatcggctctgataccactcgTTAGCACCAGAAGAGTCCATAAGTGTGCTTGATACGCATGGTTGAGCACctacttgacccaaaagtttaagcctattgggtcttggacccaatcatatatataagcacccatcattcactcactttttccaatgtgggacaaactcacaagtggaattctcaacattttttttgttaaaaaaaattcaactgTGTCTTTTAAACCTCATGATCAATTATGAGTCATCACAATTTAGACATCTCCTTAATTTGGATATTTCACATACACTTTAAACTTACGAAAATTCAAATGCAATTTTATATAATTAAAGACCAACGCTCACCCACAAACTAGAATATTTAGTTTTAGATTTTTGAAATACCAATATTGCTAAACATTTGCATAATCTTACCTTACAAATACTAAAAATTCAACTATATTGAGAATGTACATGCTTTATGCACAAGATATTATAGGTCAAACCCATTAAGCATTTAACAGATCATAAACCGCAAAACATTTGTCTTacctttcaaataaaaaaaaaaatacaattaataaTTGTCTCCAAAAAACATAGCCAAATAACAATTACTTTCTATGAACCAAAAAAAGTCTTTaacacatatatttatataagtgCAAATATGTATAACTGATATGTAtttgtttgttttcaaaaattgaatattgaaaattttagaatGAAAACAAATAGCAAGTGAAAATTGGTGCGCTTTATTCtttttaaattgttaaaattttatttttttcatggaGAAATCTTatcaaatcaaaataataatgagTGATTGGTCAACATATATGGGATTTTtgcatttaatttaatttttttttagaaattgtGAATCTTTGATTAGTCCAcactaattaatttatttttagctCATAGTTATCAAAATTAAAGTTGCATGTGGCTTTGGTGGGCATGACTCataagaagatatatatatatatatatatatatatatatatatatatatgtgtgtgtgtgtgtgtgtgtgtgtgtgtgtgtgtgtgttaattcCTCAATAAAATCACTCATTTtgcttctaaaaaaaaaaatagaataaaaatttagtcaGCCCTTATAGGTAGCTCAACAATAAGGCAATTCCTAGGACTAGCCATCAACTTGGACGTCTTGTGCTTGATCTTCATGAGATCAAACCTCTATATACTTGGACATTGATGGAGGTTATTGCACAAGGTATCACAAAGATAGCCAATAAGTTATGATTGACccctttaattttattttttaaaaaaataaaaaaataaaaatattgattgACAAGATATACCTGTGCTATTTATGTCTGGTCTGACACAGATGGTCTTATAACGACTTGGAAATTCAGATGCCAAGGCTGAAGAGGAGGAAATAACTAAGAACAATCCTAGCAAGAAGATGCGAATGGCCATTAGAACCCAACTAAGAACTAGATTCTATGATTGGTAGACTTTTAACggttatgagaaaaaaaaaaaaaaaaaaaaaaaactttgagtAGTGAGTAGGTTGGTCAAGGGAACCTTGCTTTATATAGGGAGGGAAAGAGTTGATGTTAATGTTGCTACATTTTCATTTTacaattttagttaatttttctaTAGATTGTCCTAAATTTCCTCTGTTACAGTAGTTCAATGTCTCCAAAGTTGAAATCATTTAGTCATATTGCCCCCCTTAACCAAAAagttgaaatattttcaaaaaatataaatacatattttttctttttacgCCCCTTTTTGTTGGGTTGTCTAATCAGAATGCGGTACTCATGActctaattttaaatatatatcttaaatgcaaaaaaaaaaaaaaaaaattacaagaaaaattttgagaaaaagttGTTTCTCATAATTACAAGAATGACCACGTTGTTTGAAAGACTTATCTATTTAATTGTAGGGTTCTCATCTATTTTAGAGGTGATGGTGGTCTTGGGAAAATATCTCTTGTATTTTCTCTTATTTAAAATGATGATTTAATTTCGCCTTTATCTGTGGTCTTGTTCTAAGAAGAAGTCATTGGCTTGGGCCTAGAATGGAAACAAGCAATGAGATATGTGTATgtgcatataatataatacaacttTATGTTTTGGTATGTTTGAAGATGCAATTCAATTAGTTTTTTGTTTAAAAGGTAAAGCTAACAAGACCAGCAAAACCAGCAGAGTACAGCTTAACTTATGAACCAGCAAGTGGAgctataatttgaaaaaaaattataatataactTGTTAATCTTAGGAGTGCACTTCACTTCCCTAAGTTTGAGCAAACAGGATGGAACTCTTCCCAACCCAAATGAGCCACAGCAGGatgaaaaaaatttgtaaattcgaatgtaaataattttattgacaaaaatattcttattttttgaAAGTAAGatgaataattttaaaagaaGTAAATTCTATAAAACATCTCGAAAGTAAATTCAACTGAAGCTAGGTTAAATGgcatttagaaaatttaaaagttAATGCTTGaacttaaagaaaaaaaaattcatttagtTAAAAATAGAATAAACTATTATTTATGAAACAAATATCTACATCTATATCTATAATCGAATAAAGTAAATCATTTTGTGGAAAAAAAatagtttatattttaaaaacaatacaaaatatttctaaaaaataaaataaacaacttAATTGGTCACCTCTCTCAGGTAGTCGAATGGTAAGGTCTATTTCTGGGGCAAACTATCATCAACTCAAACATTCTAACTTCAATTCTTTAGGGGATGAAACCTATATTTTAATAGGCATATGAGGTGGAGAATGATATTGTTACTTAATGTACCACAGTCAATCATTTAAGTAAATTgagaatttagaaaaaaaaatattgactgAGTATATGTACCTGTGCTTTTTATTTCTGGCCTCACACAAATTGTCTTATGATGACTTCAAAAATAATCATGGCAAGAAGATGCAAGCAGACATTAGAACCATAGTAGATTCTACATATAGAATATTTTTTGCAATGTGAAATGCATTGTTGAACTTTTGAGTAATGGGTATATAGGTTTGTTAGGAGGGGAGCTTGCTTTATATAGGGAGGGATATATAGGGAGGAATTCAAATCAAATTAATAtcgcaaaatatttttttattttaaatttttcattaaaatttttccatgGCCTAACCTAGATTTCTAACCTTTTGTATCATCCATACACACCTTCTAAATACGTATCATGCACCTCCTATCAGCGACATTAAAAGACCAATGGAGATCAAAAGCGCGTGTTTGATACACGTACACATTCAAAAGATGTTTgtgtgtttgtatatatatatataataaattttcCTAAACTTCTTCTTCTCTATAGCTCGTTTTTTACAAAAGTGAAAATCCTAGAGTTAGATCTTGTTTCTTCAAAGTAAAAGATAGAGTCTTAATAGATTTTAAAAAGCACACGTCTTTATATATTTTACTTTCATTTTAGCTAGACAATTTAGCTAGTAAAGAGTGGTTTGCTCATGGTTTTTGAAACATCATTTTAAATTTGTGTTTAACATATGTATACTTTCAAAGATACGGACGTATATAATAGATTTTACTATATTTTGTCTTTCTCTATAGTTTATTGTCTTCAAAGTTAAAATCATAGACTTATATTTTGAAAcatatatttaaaagaaaatatacacAAGCGAGAGTAATTTGTTAAGATTTGAGTAATATGCACCTGATGATCCACACTCcaaaaattgttttattttattgttttaaactataatttattctttattttcacaataaaatgacaaatttgacctttcttcttctttgtaAAGAGTGGTGGTGATATTTTTTGGGAGCGTCAATTACATAATGTAAAGACTaaattgaaaattcattaaacacAATtgcaataattattttttttataa from Malania oleifera isolate guangnan ecotype guangnan chromosome 9, ASM2987363v1, whole genome shotgun sequence carries:
- the LOC131163544 gene encoding putative germin-like protein 2-2, coding for MRIPIVVLVNGFPCKSISEVQADDFFSSGFNTQRKFDPYGSTLGWVSVTEIPGLNTLGVSMVYGSIVPGGIFPPHTNQADELLFVMEGSIEVGFITPYPENRLISKVLHQGQLLAIPNSLVHYKKNLGATNATILVALSSQDIAPVMLAETMFGSSLKLETDILAKAFHVGEGIINQIVSKF